In a single window of the Methanofollis ethanolicus genome:
- a CDS encoding DUF128 domain-containing protein yields the protein MSGIRTERKCIEILRLLKEHPEPMGAKRLSELMAEHGFVLSDRAVQYYLRSLDEMGFTEKIGNRGRILTPSGTAEIENALVGERIGFVISKLERLAVRTTFDPRSGTGDVAYNLSVVPDAEVDRVRKAFDAVLAAGCGFFDAYGITTSDPRIPAGHTGFMTVCSVTMDGVFQRQGIPVEMKYGGRIAIRKDEPTQFLDLLAYRGTSIDPLQLFIAAGLTSVHAYVTSGDGIALANIRQVPLPAQDKVEEIVATMRSAGFVFPLTTGEQIFNLQRDPYRLSIASFSGMNLIAHAVEEGCSIRTEIGAGNIPFSRII from the coding sequence ATGAGCGGGATCAGGACAGAGAGGAAGTGCATCGAGATCCTCAGGCTCCTCAAGGAACACCCCGAACCGATGGGGGCGAAACGCCTCTCCGAACTCATGGCCGAGCACGGCTTCGTCCTCTCCGACCGTGCCGTCCAGTACTACCTCCGCTCCCTCGACGAGATGGGCTTTACCGAGAAGATCGGAAACCGGGGGCGCATCCTCACGCCGAGCGGCACCGCCGAGATCGAAAACGCCCTCGTCGGCGAACGCATCGGCTTCGTCATCTCCAAACTCGAAAGACTCGCCGTCAGGACGACCTTCGACCCCAGGAGCGGCACCGGCGACGTCGCCTACAACCTCTCCGTCGTTCCTGACGCCGAAGTCGACCGCGTCAGGAAAGCCTTCGACGCCGTCCTCGCCGCAGGGTGCGGGTTCTTCGACGCCTACGGCATCACCACCAGCGACCCCCGCATACCCGCCGGCCATACAGGCTTCATGACCGTCTGCTCGGTCACGATGGACGGCGTCTTCCAGAGACAGGGCATCCCCGTCGAGATGAAGTATGGCGGCAGGATCGCGATCCGCAAGGACGAACCGACGCAGTTCCTCGATCTCCTCGCGTATCGCGGCACAAGCATCGACCCCCTCCAGCTCTTCATCGCCGCCGGCCTCACCTCGGTCCATGCCTATGTCACGTCCGGCGACGGCATCGCCCTCGCCAATATCAGGCAGGTACCCCTCCCCGCACAGGACAAAGTGGAGGAGATCGTCGCGACCATGCGGTCGGCCGGGTTCGTCTTCCCTCTCACGACCGGAGAACAGATCTTTAACCTTCAGAGAGACCCGTACCGCCTCTCCATCGCCTCGTTTTCCGGCATGAACCTCATCGCCCATGCCGTCGAAGAGGGCTGTTCCATCAGGACCGAAATCGGCGCCGGGAACATCCCCTTCTCCCGGATCATATAA
- a CDS encoding tubulin/FtsZ family protein, with amino-acid sequence MRVLAIGLGGAGSRIVDRLYDHDRRSKVLCMNALVIDYDSNTLIQLEHLPEESKLFFPPIDPSFTFDVETVVDIEEVMTCIQKVDTVEIDAIMVITGLGGTMIDTLPQIIPQLRQSFVEPIFAVVTLPCRDEGLKRAAKAADDLEMISGLVDGTIVFDNETWVGRVRSGDEPGRTGFSSKIAGRRGPFMNPRRMYSLLNDEVARRIGLLLRAGEFNESGLDVGELVLDAGEVLNTLSGTGIVAVGYAAERLPLGPLEFLTRWSSARNYMEGSKKRAARIVSLAKKAVYEEISVPCDLTSAEKALVLIAGPDRELSIRGFVTVRKWIDRSIAGLEMRSGDYPIKNTRFVGIIVVLAGVRNVPRIDELKVHREEYRQELEEEAAREAAVEAGGQRPADVDEDAEAEAAFFTGYSGRDPLAPGGGGMEMTEEKDDMIAIAGQKRKKEREDGKLRIHLSSDHLKKTGGDEGAVVVPGAKKQTPGDMTRMTSVGLPQAPKDSTLGIGGQFSAVKKPKEIEETGFRVEAIPAAKDDVLSGEKVSLKWVVKKAKDELPGKDAVLLNDPGTRPIDDVLRGGMHLAPKQMPKEIEPGRGKITGPETKKQDEEEEESQDSIDWII; translated from the coding sequence ATGCGGGTCTTGGCAATAGGACTGGGGGGTGCAGGCAGCAGGATCGTGGACAGGCTCTACGATCACGACCGGAGGAGCAAGGTCCTCTGCATGAACGCACTCGTGATCGATTACGACTCCAATACGCTTATCCAGCTCGAGCACCTTCCCGAGGAGTCCAAGTTATTCTTCCCGCCGATCGATCCGTCCTTCACCTTCGATGTCGAGACGGTCGTCGATATCGAAGAGGTGATGACCTGCATCCAGAAGGTGGACACCGTCGAGATCGACGCCATCATGGTGATCACGGGTCTCGGGGGGACAATGATCGATACTCTCCCCCAGATTATCCCGCAGTTGCGCCAGTCCTTCGTCGAGCCGATATTTGCCGTGGTCACCCTGCCGTGCAGGGATGAGGGTTTAAAACGGGCCGCCAAGGCCGCAGACGATCTGGAGATGATCTCCGGACTCGTGGACGGCACGATCGTCTTCGACAATGAGACCTGGGTGGGACGGGTCCGCTCCGGGGACGAACCGGGCCGGACCGGGTTTTCGTCGAAGATCGCAGGAAGGAGGGGCCCATTCATGAACCCCCGCAGGATGTATTCCCTGCTGAACGACGAGGTCGCCCGGAGGATCGGGCTCCTCCTGCGTGCAGGGGAGTTCAATGAATCAGGCCTCGATGTGGGCGAACTCGTCCTCGACGCCGGGGAGGTGCTCAACACCCTCAGCGGCACGGGGATCGTGGCCGTCGGCTACGCTGCCGAACGTCTCCCCCTTGGCCCTCTCGAATTTCTGACACGGTGGAGCTCGGCCCGCAATTATATGGAGGGGTCCAAGAAGCGGGCGGCACGGATCGTTTCCCTCGCAAAGAAGGCGGTATATGAGGAGATATCCGTGCCGTGCGACCTCACGAGTGCCGAAAAGGCGCTGGTCCTCATTGCCGGGCCTGACAGAGAGTTGAGCATCAGGGGATTTGTCACGGTCAGGAAGTGGATCGACCGGAGCATCGCCGGCCTTGAGATGCGTTCGGGCGACTACCCGATCAAAAATACCCGCTTCGTCGGGATCATCGTCGTTCTTGCCGGGGTGCGGAATGTACCCAGGATCGACGAGTTGAAGGTCCACAGGGAAGAGTACAGGCAGGAACTGGAGGAAGAAGCGGCCAGGGAAGCGGCGGTCGAGGCCGGGGGGCAGAGGCCCGCGGACGTCGATGAAGATGCGGAAGCGGAGGCAGCTTTTTTCACGGGGTACTCGGGAAGAGATCCTCTTGCACCGGGAGGAGGTGGAATGGAGATGACGGAAGAAAAGGACGACATGATCGCAATCGCAGGACAGAAGCGGAAGAAGGAAAGAGAAGACGGGAAACTCCGGATCCACCTCTCCAGTGATCACCTGAAAAAAACCGGAGGCGATGAGGGGGCCGTGGTGGTGCCCGGCGCGAAGAAACAGACGCCCGGGGATATGACCCGGATGACCTCTGTCGGTCTTCCCCAGGCTCCGAAGGACTCGACTCTCGGGATCGGGGGGCAGTTTTCGGCCGTGAAAAAACCGAAGGAGATCGAGGAGACAGGTTTCAGGGTCGAGGCGATCCCGGCGGCAAAGGACGATGTCCTCTCCGGGGAGAAGGTCAGCCTGAAATGGGTCGTGAAGAAGGCGAAGGACGAACTCCCGGGGAAGGATGCGGTGCTCCTGAATGATCCGGGCACCCGGCCGATCGACGATGTCCTGAGGGGCGGGATGCACCTGGCCCCGAAGCAGATGCCGAAGGAGATCGAGCCGGGGCGCGGAAAGATCACGGGCCCGGAGACAAAAAAACAGGACGAGGAAGAAGAAGAGAGTCAGGACAGCATCGACTGGATTATATGA
- a CDS encoding 5,10-methylenetetrahydromethanopterin reductase: MSYGIEFVPGNINVKQVVKYVKLAESKDIDYAWITNHYNNRHCYPTLAMIAANTDSIKMGPGIMNTFTDTPAAIASFMCTLDEISDGRAVLGIGPGDLSTLPKLAIAGGKPVARLKEGITQIRRLCSGEEIKKTGDMEFFDYDGAKLTGVQLPGKKGIPVYIGAQGPKMLELAGEMGEGSLINASNPKDFEIAIPIIKKAQEAAGRKKHDVGAYTAMSIDQNEKKARNAAKIVAAFIAAGSPPALLQRHGLDLNNVAKIKDALGRFDFKAVGGLVGDAEIDAFTIAGTPDMVRQKCDDLKAAGVTQIIFGSPLGPDMTNSIRLLGKYVV; encoded by the coding sequence TTGAGTTATGGAATTGAATTTGTGCCAGGCAACATTAACGTCAAGCAGGTCGTGAAATACGTCAAGCTTGCCGAGTCCAAGGACATCGACTACGCGTGGATCACCAACCACTATAACAATCGCCACTGCTACCCCACCCTCGCCATGATCGCAGCGAACACCGACTCGATCAAGATGGGCCCGGGTATCATGAACACCTTCACCGACACCCCGGCGGCAATTGCGTCCTTCATGTGCACGCTGGACGAGATCTCCGACGGCCGTGCAGTCCTCGGTATCGGCCCCGGCGACCTTTCGACCCTTCCGAAGCTTGCGATTGCGGGTGGGAAGCCCGTCGCTCGCCTGAAGGAGGGTATCACCCAGATCCGCCGCCTCTGCAGCGGTGAAGAGATCAAGAAGACCGGCGACATGGAGTTCTTCGACTACGACGGTGCCAAGCTCACCGGCGTCCAGCTCCCCGGCAAGAAGGGTATCCCCGTCTACATCGGTGCTCAGGGCCCCAAGATGCTCGAGCTCGCCGGTGAGATGGGCGAAGGTTCCCTGATCAACGCCTCCAACCCGAAGGACTTCGAGATCGCCATCCCGATCATCAAGAAGGCTCAGGAAGCCGCAGGCCGGAAGAAGCACGATGTCGGTGCGTACACCGCCATGTCCATCGACCAGAACGAGAAGAAGGCCCGCAACGCCGCAAAGATCGTCGCCGCCTTCATCGCCGCGGGCTCCCCGCCGGCACTTCTCCAGCGCCACGGACTTGACCTGAACAACGTCGCCAAGATCAAGGACGCCCTCGGACGCTTTGACTTCAAGGCGGTCGGCGGCCTCGTCGGCGACGCCGAGATCGACGCCTTCACCATCGCCGGTACCCCGGACATGGTCAGGCAGAAGTGCGACGACCTCAAGGCGGCCGGTGTCACCCAGATCATCTTCGGGTCCCCGCTCGGCCCCGACATGACCAACTCGATCCGCCTCCTCGGCAAGTACGTTGTCTGA